The Aythya fuligula isolate bAytFul2 chromosome 5, bAytFul2.pri, whole genome shotgun sequence sequence TCTGAATTGCAAATTCCACATGACTGCCTACCTCTGGAGAAACTGTCCTAAAGTATGGCTGAGGAAGAGACAAATCCTCAACTAGGGCTAGCAAATTGCCCCAGCCACACAGACCAAAACGCTGCATGTGGGCGAGGGTCCCGAGTTACAACTCACGCTCTGTGCAGTGTGCTATGAGAAGCTGGAGGATCACTCCCCAAATGCGATGTGACTGGCATGAAACCACTGCAGTATCCACGGGGCTGGACACACACTGGGTGCTGGGGTGACACTGGTGTCACCcgctcctcccagcctgctgtcAACCCCTCCAAGAGCTCGCATTACCCAACAGCTGCCACATCGCCAGGGCCTTGCATGTGAAAAGGTCCTGGTGCAGGGGCTGTACTTCATCTGCTCTCAGCCCTGTTATCTCTGAATCCTCACCTTTGGCAAGAGGCCATGTGTAACACAACTATCTCCTCGTTTTGTGTCTCCCCAGGACAGTGGAACACCTTGGCATCCTTACTGGAGCTCAGCTTTTCTCCCTGAACAGAGAGGAGCTGAAGAAAGTGTGTGGTGATGAAGGAAACAGAGTGTACAGTAAAATCACGGTGGAGAAAAACCAACTGGAGGTAAGTAGCTTTCTGGATAACTCCCACCCAAATGGATGCCTGTACCAGCAGTGTCAGATGGTGctttaaacatgcattttaagacacacaattaaaaataataataataaaaatgaaccCAACCCTAAAAATACTGAGAATTCTCTTAAGCAAAACGGCCTCAAATCTGTAAGGCGGATCACCCTGTCTCCACTAAAGACTGCCTTTTTACTGTTGCCTTTGATATTCATTCTACTCTTATGGAATTAGttaaatattataatttaaCCACAGCTTGAAGTCGAAATTCAaacttgctgttttgtttccattctaGAAAAACAGAGGGGAGACAGAGCTCCAAGAAATTATGAAGCGTCGCCAGGAGAGGATTGATTCTGCTAATTAAAATCtatctgctttttttcagcTATTAGTCATAGTAGTGcagaaaaagggaacaaaagcaATGATCCCCAGTCCAGACAAGAGAGAGCAGTGCTCCACACTTAGCAGTGTAATTGCCATCAAAGTGACAATTCCTTGAACACTGTTGATAAGGATAGACATTAAGACCATGTCCCATTGGGAAAGGTGTTTTAATATTGcatgaagtcttttttttatatatatctatatattttatactgaAATTGTATGTGCATGTGATCAGAGTGGATCAGAACTGACACGGGTCTGAATGTAGGACAATGGCTGGACCCCACAGAGCTTTTAACATATGGCTGCACATGCTTCTGGTCCCCTGAGGACACGGCACGCTGCACAGAACAAGCCAGCCTGAATGTTTAGAGTCTGGGCTATGGAAATATGTCTTTTCCCtaccttttgtttccttcttggTGGCAGATATCCCCTGCAGCCCAATAGTAAAGGCTCAGTGGCAGTTCAGTGCCCTTCCTGCCCCCCTCTGCCCTCTGGAATTGCAACATACATTACATAAGTCTGGGCTGCTTCTTTAAATACACGTACCAGTTAGTGCTGCCTTTGAACAGTGGAAATAAGCTTTCATTGCGTAATAAAGAGCAGGATCTGAGTGACAACTGAAGTGATTTTAATCTGCAAATAGGTGAGCTCAGCCTGATCATCCCTGCTTACGCAGAGGCTGGGGCTCAGGGCAGCTGCGCAGCCCTTCACCTTGGCACGAAGCCTGTATCTGAAAGCTGCAGAATTGCCAAAGCCAGGCCTCAGATAAGAAGAAAAGCCCCCACCATTTGCTCCCCACCTAGCCACACCCAAAGCCATTTTCTGGATGTCCAACACTCTGCCTCACCTTCGCATTTTCATTGCAAAGAATAATCTGAGATGCTTcctaaataagaaaacaaaacacaattggAATGgctgttttaatataaaatgagtagccacaaggaaaaaaaatgcaaaaaagttATCTGATTTAGTAGatgctgctgttcttcaattcctatttttcttaataatgttatgtgcatatgtatatatctttCTAGTGAAATATCCCCTTACTCTTACAATCTATAAATAGGgatgaggaaaaatattcctgtCCGAGATATAATCAAGTGATTGTGCATCAATATTTTActcaaagttttaaaaactcAAGCAAGCATGTAATAGATTTCCTGTCCACAGCACATTTGGCACACTGTATTTAGGTCTACGTTTTACTTACAAACTTGGTAAGAATATACCAAAGCAAACACATCTACAGGAAGTGCTCACAGACCGGGAAGACTTCGCCTTTCTCTCATTCACGTTTACTTTGGCTGAATGGGGATTCAGGCCCAGACTCCACAAAGACTTACACACCTTACATGTGTGCTTTCCTTTATGTGCTGTGAAAGGTCCCCACCTCCTTCACAGAGAACCCCTCGAAAGGCTAGGCATGTACCTAAGTCTTTGTATAATTTGGGCCTGCGCTTGCACATTCAATgaaaaaaagctgtgcagaTGCAAAGCAGCAGTGGGGGAACAGGGGTCTAACTCTGAGCATACTGATGCATCTCTCAATTTTGGCTTAGTTCTTCCAACCACGTTTCCAATTGATGATATATTTTCCTTAATAGTTAAATAGCTAATTGTTAGCACCAGCAGAATTAGGGTGCAGGCAGGTAGCTTGAAGAGGAGGATCATCTTTTCAGTCACAATGCTGCTGGCTTGCCACAGTGGCTGGAATTTGCAAAGGGCACTCACCTGGTCAGGGAGGGATGATAAGGACAATTCTCCTGAGAAGCCCTGGCTCCGGATTTGGGTGGAGATGGGAAGCAGGTGTGAATACTGGCAAACTATTGGTGTTATAAGCACAGGAAGCTGAATcgtttctaaaatgaaaataaaaacaaatggtgAGCTTGGGAATATGATAcctttcttgtttttgtctATGAGGTTAAACATAGAATCACATGGAATTATATTTACTTGGGATTTTAATAGAATTGTACACAACAGTTCCGTGAAACTAAGAGCCAGGGGagcattttgtaaaataagAGTGTCAGTAAACCTTATAGCAGGTCACTTTAAAAATTTCCACATGACTGAGCTGTGCATCTGTTATATTTGTACCGCCTGCAGATAATGCTATAATGCACTGTACATTAATGTAATTGAACGAAGGATAAAATGATATAACCATGCACTATAtaagatttattaaaatagtTAAGTTATACTTATAACTCcatctctgtctctttcttttggatataaaagaaagcaacaggACTGAAAACTGTTGTTAAGGGTTGGCTTTTATTAATGACTTGTTGCTGTGAGTCTGCTCAGATACACAGCAGAATATCTGAAACAGCAcgtttcctttcttttcttgggAACTGCCATTCAAAGAAAGGATGTTATGGCCTTGATAATCATTCACGTCTAAAAATAGTGCTAGGTAAAAATTCCACATATGATAACAATCAAACAGTGGGAAAGTTACCAGCTGAATCCAAAACATCCCCTTTCTTGGCATGCTGAGTAACAAAAATCTGTTACCTCTGGAACAAGCAACTGAGGCAGAATAACAGTACTCACACAAACAGGTAGTGTCCAAGACCACATTTTGCACTGACAAGATAAAAATGCCCAACTGTGGTCAATGACAGCTAATGGAGGGCCAGgaacaaagagaaggaaagggataTACAGCAGAGACCTTCAAGGTTTGCAAGTCTTGGCAAGGACCCTGGAGACAATGAGAATATGTTTCCTACAGTCATAGAATTCAAAGCAGACTTAAAACTAATGCTTCTTTCCATTGTCCTCTCTCCGGGTTGCACAAAGCGTGTGAGGTTTCTAGAAAAGCATGTGCCTGTATATCAGAAAGGGAAATTACTGTCACAGCTTCCACAACTGAAACAATGCAAGACAAAATGAAGGGAACACCACGATCCAAATTGTCTCTGTCTGAAGGCCAAGTGGCAGCTTCTGCAACAACTGCAGCCAAGTCCCATTCCCTATTTCTGAAGCGCAACTGTGCTAACAGGGCTTTTAAATGGCTGGCGCAGAGGATCACCTTCTCCAGAGCTTGAATGGAGCTGAGGCGCATGAAGAGCTGCAGGTGCCTGaggagaatcatagaatcattgaggCTGGAGAAGTCCTTcaagaccatctagtccaactatcaccctactaccaatgtcacccactaaaccatggcCCTAAGCAacacgtccaacctctccttaaacacccccagggacggtgacaccaccacttccctgggcaacctgtcccagtgcctgactgctctttctgagcagaaatgtctcctcttttccaacctgaacctcccctggcgcaacttgaggccattccctctagccCTATCACTAGCCCTATCaccttgtagtgaggggcccaaagtTGAACACAGAGAACTTTGCGCCAGCGggggtttaggttggatattaggaagaacttcttttctgaaagggctgtgaggcattggaatgggctgcccagggaagtggtggagtcaccatccccggAGCTCTTTAAAAGACGTGTAGACGTAGAGCtcagtgacatggtttagtCGAGGGCTGGTTAGCGTCAGGGCAGAGTTGGACTGGGGGCTCTTGGAGGTCTCTCCCAGCCCAGGTGATTTTGTGACACGGGGGACACACGGGGGACACAGGGCGCCCACAGGGCGCCTCACGCCCAGGGCAGCCGCATCCCCCGTCGCCAAGGTGACGAGCTCCCGCCCTCCCGAGCCGCGAAAGCAGCCAATCAGaagcttcctccctcccttcgcccctccttccctcttgcTGGCCGCCGCCCGTCTTGTCACCGCGCTTCTGATTGGCTCAGTGCTCCCCCCCTCGAGACGGGATTGGCGGAGGGCCGGGCGGGCGGCTCCACCTCTCCCCGGGAGCCGAGGCCGCGGGTGTCGGGCGCGAGCGGCGGGTGCGCGCGCAGGCCGGCTCCCCTCCGGGCACGCAGCTCCCTTAAAGGCCGGCGCcagccccccccgccccacgGACAATGTCGGTGTCCCCCGTGAAGCGGCAGAAGATGGAGTCGGCGCTGGACCAGCTCAAGCACCACACCACGGTGGTGGCCGACACCGGGGATTTCAACGGTGAgggtggagggggaaaaaaagcggcggggcgggcggcggctcTTAAACACCCCCCCCGTGGCGCAGAATGGACGCGCCCGGCCGAGGGGGCGAGCGGCGGAGGGGGAGCGAACCATCtcggcggggtggggggggggctgggagcgCGCTGCCCCCCACCGGGTGCgctgccccgccgcccccaggGTCGCGGGTTCGAGACCCCGGCTCCCGGGAGCCGCCGGGTGCAGCCCCTTGGCAATCCGCTGGGGCTTATTGTAATTAACAGGCGGTCTGCAGGGGCTCGCTGCTAATTAACAGGCGCGGGGAGCTCCTCCGATAGCCGCTGTGTGCGgttgggtggtggtggtgtgtttttttttgttttgtttttttttttgcccttcttCAGAAGGCGGAAGCAAAGCAGCCGTGAGGcaataaaataatgcaagaGGGTTAGTTTTTGGCGTTCGTTATCTGGCGAGGAGGCGCCCTCACACCGCAGCCcggcccagcagctccctgagggTCTCACAGGGCCAAGTCCTGCCCTGCCGCCCCTCCTGAGGCAGCCGTCTGCCTCCAACCTGCCTCATCCTGCAGCGAAACGTTACagggaaatgttattttccttcctgactGGCACCACAGACAACTGCAGCACCTGAAGGGTGCAGGGCACTCACACGCCTCTGTCCAGATGAAATGAAGGCAGTCAGGAACAGTAAGTGACAGCTTGAGCCTCGTCAGGTTTACCTGCCCTGGAGTAGCAACAAGCCTGGGTAGAGACCAGCGTGTGGTGAAATGAGATGAACTTAAGGCATTGCCCTGgcttcagaaaaacatcatGAAGAATCCTTGTGACAGCAGGGGGAAGTTGGTGGCAGTAAGcaggctgagagctgcctgctggaaaGTTTTAACGTGCTCCTTGAAATACTTTTGCAGTTGATCTCTGACTGCCTGTTGTCACCTGTGGATCTTCCTTACTGTGCAAACAAGGCTTCGGGTGACATCTGGCTCCCTCCCTGTTCAGCTTAAATGCTGCTGCTAATTAAAGTGCAGCTGTTGCTAACATAATTGCAAAGATCTTAGATAAATGTGTCTGTATGGCACTGTGTAAGAAAAGAGGCTCGTTTGAACAGATCCCAAAGCAAGAGACCAACTGCCGACCTCACTTATATCTGCAGCAAGTGGTGGTTTGATTCAGTAGCAGCTGCAATAACTTTGCAGTTTTAAGCAAGCCACACCAGCCTATGCTTACTCTTGCACAGTTTTCCTTGTGCTCACAGTGGCACACCAGTCGCAAGTGCAAAACACTTGCAAAAGCTTGTACTGGGCAGCTGAAATACAGGCTGCTTGCCACAAGACCACTTTTTCTGCAACATTTCCATCAGCCACACTACCCTCACATTGAACCGGCATCTGGAAAATACTGAATAACTGTATCATTACCAGTACCTCCTCAACATCCACTGGAATACCTACCTAGCCTTCTTGCCTGACATGCTTAATTGTCCTGTTTAGGATGGGTGATAGGCTTAATGAGATTACTTTATGCATCTTGCCAGAAACCCATAACATTCTTTTAACTGCTGCAGTGCTGTAGAAGTGTAATAAGCTGtcaaaaatacacttttctaaAATTGTGCATCTGCTTCAGAACATGGTTTTCTAAATGCACCACTTTATTCTGAGCAGCATCCCTGTgaattaaagtgttttttgaaagctgtgtttATATGGCATGAACTTGCTCCAGGATCACAATCGTTGCCCATGGGGAcgttataaaaaatatatatatatatatatatttttcttctatctcTACAAAAACTGTCATATTCTATTAACTTGTGTTTTAATCCccatgcagaaatgcagaggaaaaggagctgataatattttgttgttctggACATTCAGCTGCATTAGCTCTGGTTGACTTTCTGGGGCTTGTAAGCAGCAGTCACCGAAGGGCCTGCAGAGGCACTGACCCGTTTGCTGAGTCAGACCCAGCATGCTGGGCAGCTCAGCTCTGATTAGGGCCTGACAATGCACAGTCACAGCCTGCTTTGGTAAACAACTGCTGCCACCTGAAATAGGTGTAGTCCAGGGATTAGGATAAGCCAAACATACAAACGTCTTACATACAAAAGGCAGCCTGGCAGTATAAGGAACTTATAAgacctgacaaaaaaaaaaaaccacctgtAACTActtgaagttttaaaatgctaaaagacactaacatttttttgacaaatgaatttttctttttctcttgctctaACAGCTGTagacaaacaaaaccccaaatgcCTAGCCCTAAAAGGGAAGAGATTTCTTTGTCTTTACTTTCCCAGTAAATTCAGCTATGGAATTCAGCTATGATGGTGAATATGACATGAAGGTCTAGTATCACTTCTTTTCATCTGTCATTTCTAcaagtttatttcttttgggTAATGCCTGAAGTAGTGAGTAAGCTTTGCTCTGTTGTATTGCTGCAGTGCTGTTAGCCTCATAGCAGTACTTCTGATGCAAGCCAACATTCAGGCAGTGATATTTGAACATCACCATACACTAGTCTGACCTGTCACGAGTACAACTACCCTACAACCATAAGTGTTTTCATCTTTACATATCTGAGCAAaatccttttaatattttaaatgagctCTTTTTGTTTCCCTAGCAATTGACGAGTACAAGCCCCTAGATGCCACCACGAACCCATCTCTGATACTAGCTGCAGCTCAGATGCCAGCTTACCAGAAACTTGTGGATGATGCAGTTGCATACGGAAAAAAACTTGGAGggtaagaaaaatgttgttcaCCTCCCCCGTGTAGGTCTATATTTAAGACACTTCATTTCTGCAAGTAGTGTTTAGTACTACTAGCAACGTACTAGGGCTTTTCCCCCTGCGTGCTTGTAGGTTTATCTCCTGTACCAGAAAGCCTCAACCCTAAAGAAAAGCTGCTTGTTACAAGGTTCAGTTTATCTCCATTCTCATATATCAGTTTATCTCCGTTCTCATATAGCCTTCTAGGACTGCTCCAGAAAACATTCCTGAGTTGACAGCATAATAGGAAATAGTGTCTGAAGGCTAATATTATTGGTGGTACACAGAGAGCAGAACAAAcatggagcagagcagaagtgGTTATTTGAATGTTAAACAGACTGTGAAATTTGATCTTGAAATCAGTGGCAAGTACTGAACATGCTACCCTCCCccataaaaaatgattttgttcttCATGTTTTTTAGGTCAGAAGATGagcaaatacaaaatgcttGTGACAAACTTTTTGTATTATTTGGAGCTGAAATATTGAAGAGGATACCTGGCCGCGTGTCCACGGAAGTAGATGCAAGGTTTGCTCTCTTTCCTCTGGGTTACCCTGTATATTTGTGCCTACAAAAAGGGATGATGTGAGCTGAAGAAATACGATCTTGACTGGGCAGTTCACTGATACAGGAGTACCAGGAGCTTGTGTTGTTAATATTTAGACAATGAATTGCAGTTCATTTGCTTGATCAGGACTTTGTTATAACTTGGTGACAAAACTTCCTAAGAACAAGTAATGTAGAGATCTGATCTTTGTTGTCCTCCTTCTGGTTGTTAGTCAAGGGAAACCCCATGCTTCTAACATACGTAGAACTTTGCTCATTCTCTTCTGTGTGATAGTCCTCAATTTTCCAAGAGATTTGCTGTAGCAGTTTATTTAGTGACTTGTTTAGGATTTGTCTATGTGCTCCTTGTGAAGTCACTTCTAAGGCTCAGCTTCTATATTCATTATGGAAAAACTTGAGGAAAATATAACTTTCTCAGAGAAAGTTATGTTGAGCTCCGGATTCTCCAAATTAAACAGTAGCAGTGCTGTGTCACTGCTACTTGACAGTCAAGGAAGtatctctgagaagaaaaacctGCTACTAGTACATAAATTCTGTTAATGTAGTACAGTGGTTCTGaatgttgtttcttttggagagtttttttttttaataaaacttaagAAGTCCTACTCTTGTTCCAAAGGTTGTCCTTTGATAAGGAAGGAATGATTCAGAGGGCCCGGCGTCTTATCGACCTTTATAAGGAAGCAGGAATTGGTAAAGATCGGATTCTCATAAAGCTCTCTTCAACATGGGAAGGAATCCAGGCTGGCAAGTAAGTACTTCTGTTCCTGGTATGCTGATTCATAGTATGCTTCTGGCTGTTTGGACACTTAAACACGTTCTACACATAAAACAAAGTATTGTTTTGAAAGCACTGCACCAGGAAACTTGTTGCCAGGGATACAGCTAGCAAGTGTGGTGCTATACTGAAGCTTTCTGCTGAATTAGGAAAAGTTTGTTCATACAAGGGCTGGGCCATTTGTAAACAGTTTCCTGAAATGTTGTGTTAAGTCATCTGCATTTGGTTTAGGGAACACTATTGAATAGATCACGGGTAgtgcaaaacatttgttttgctaCCTTTACACTTTAAAGCTTAATTAGAGATGTGGTACAGTTTATAAAGTCAATAAATCAATAGTTTAACCTACTAACATTGCTAGAATCTAAGTTTATTAGGTGAGGAAAATGCCATTTAAGCCTGCCTATGTCTGCAGGGTTCTGGAAGCAGAGTATGGGATTCACTGCAACATGACCTTGCTGTTCTCCTTTGCCCAGGCAGTTGCCTGTGCTGAAGCTGGGGTTACTCTGATTTCCCCATTTGTAGGACGCATCCTGGATTGGTATGTTGCAAATGGAGATAAGAAAGCCTATGAACCTTCAGAGGATCCAGGtaagcttcccccccccccccccaaaaagctCCTCCTTTGAACTGCAGTTTACTTCTAAAAATCCCCTTGTGAAACAAATGGTTTTCAAGGTGTTCTAAATAATCATTTGTGCCTCAGATGAATTATTCTGAAAACtactaatttttcttctttaggaGTGAAGAGTGTCACTAAGATCTATAACTACTATAAAAAGTTTGGCTACAAAACTATTGTGATGGGTGCTTCATTTCGAAATACGGGAGAAATAAAAGCGCTTACAGGCTGTGACTATCTGACTATTTCACCCAAGCTTTTGGCAGAGCTCAGCAAAGAGCATGTCAAGCTAACTCCCACGCTCAGCGTTAAAGATGGTAAGTCTACTTCTACATAATATAGGCTTGCTTTGACTCCCTGTCTTCTTGAGCATTAAGAGCATGCGTTTCCCCTCAGCTCTACGCTGCCAGTTTCCACTCTGTTTTAAGACTGAAAGTTGACCCTTCCCCAAAGGGGTCACATTACTGTACTACCACCACTGCTTATACATAGGTCCTTAGGGTCTTGGGTCTGAGTATGCTAACTGGAATTAAGATGGGTTTTGAGCACCTTCCCCTGAAAGGAcagggagagaagaaggaacTTCATATATTTGGGATGATTTTTTACTGATTGTTAACAGAGATGCCAAACAGGGTTTAATCATTACGCTGATACTGTATCAGATAATTGTTAGCTCTAGGCatgctgaaagattttttttcctacagaaactTTAGAAATGAAGTAATATGCAAGAATAATTTTTCTACTGATATTAGGCCACAGTAGTTCTGCGTGTATGTTCCCATTGCTTTTGCTTCTCCATTGCCTTacttaaacatttcttctcaacCCAGA is a genomic window containing:
- the TALDO1 gene encoding transaldolase, whose amino-acid sequence is MSVSPVKRQKMESALDQLKHHTTVVADTGDFNAIDEYKPLDATTNPSLILAAAQMPAYQKLVDDAVAYGKKLGGSEDEQIQNACDKLFVLFGAEILKRIPGRVSTEVDARLSFDKEGMIQRARRLIDLYKEAGIGKDRILIKLSSTWEGIQAGKVLEAEYGIHCNMTLLFSFAQAVACAEAGVTLISPFVGRILDWYVANGDKKAYEPSEDPGVKSVTKIYNYYKKFGYKTIVMGASFRNTGEIKALTGCDYLTISPKLLAELSKEHVKLTPTLSVKDAQACDLEKIHLDEKAFRWHHNEDQMAVEKLSDGIRKFAADAIKLETMLKERMFSAENGK